A window from Alphaproteobacteria bacterium encodes these proteins:
- a CDS encoding MarR family winged helix-turn-helix transcriptional regulator has product MENRSETALVALRRILRATEINARKLAREAGLTPSQLVILQLLDRMGEATPGAVAREASITQATVTALMDKLESQGFILRRKDDTDRRRVLVAVTEKGRVALAGAPNVLQERFQARFAALAPWEQSMIISAFERVAALLDVENIEVPPILDVGTLDEPVKDGQ; this is encoded by the coding sequence ATGGAGAACCGATCGGAAACCGCCCTTGTTGCGCTCCGCCGCATTCTGCGGGCGACGGAAATCAACGCCCGTAAGCTAGCCCGCGAAGCGGGGCTTACTCCGTCGCAGCTCGTCATCCTGCAGCTCCTCGACCGCATGGGCGAAGCGACGCCGGGCGCCGTGGCGCGCGAGGCCTCGATTACCCAGGCAACGGTGACAGCGCTGATGGACAAGCTCGAGAGCCAGGGCTTCATCCTTCGCCGCAAGGACGATACCGATCGCCGCCGCGTGCTTGTTGCCGTCACGGAAAAAGGCCGCGTGGCGCTCGCCGGAGCGCCGAACGTGCTGCAGGAGCGGTTTCAGGCCCGGTTCGCCGCGCTGGCGCCGTGGGAGCAATCGATGATTATCTCCGCCTTCGAGCGCGTCGCCGCCCTTCTGGATGTGGAAAACATCGAGGTGCCGCCGATCCTTGACGTGGGCACGCTGGACGAGCCGGTGAAAGACGGGCAATAA
- a CDS encoding CoA transferase — protein sequence MTDPSSASASEPALTRGPLAGVTVLDLTRVLAGPYCTMVLADLGARVIKVERPGDGDDSRGYGPFLAGESAYFGSLNRGKESIALDLKDEADRALFERLLAEADVLVENYRPGTMERLGYGAAKLRQRFPRLVYAAVSGFGQTGPYAARPAYDMIVQAMGGIMSVTGQAGETPVRVGTSVGDITAGLFTAIGIVSALFDRARTGRGETVDVAMLDCQVAILENAIARFAATGQVPGPLGARHPSITPFEMFRAADDFLVVAAGNDQMFQTLCDLLGRRDLAGDPRFASNDARTDHQQDLKREIEKVLATRPAAEWIEACVARGIPAARINTVDKVLADPHVNARDMVATAYLANGEALTVAGNPIKLGGRMGGTRRAGVPVLDGDRSRILAGLGRAGRRSRWRRLCGQVGGKLGGKLGGWLAGYGRGRAGRP from the coding sequence GTGACCGATCCCAGCTCCGCTTCCGCCAGCGAACCGGCCCTAACCCGCGGCCCGCTCGCCGGTGTGACGGTTCTGGATCTGACGCGTGTTCTGGCCGGACCCTACTGCACCATGGTGCTGGCCGATCTGGGGGCGCGCGTCATCAAGGTGGAGCGCCCCGGCGATGGCGACGATTCGCGTGGGTACGGGCCTTTTCTCGCGGGCGAATCGGCCTATTTCGGCTCTCTCAACCGTGGCAAGGAAAGCATCGCCCTGGATCTCAAGGACGAGGCCGACCGCGCCCTCTTCGAGCGCCTCCTGGCCGAGGCCGACGTGCTGGTGGAAAATTACCGGCCCGGCACCATGGAGCGCCTCGGCTACGGGGCCGCAAAGCTGCGCCAGCGTTTCCCCCGCCTCGTCTACGCGGCAGTATCCGGTTTTGGCCAGACGGGCCCGTATGCCGCGCGTCCCGCCTACGACATGATCGTACAGGCGATGGGCGGAATTATGAGTGTCACGGGCCAGGCCGGTGAGACGCCGGTCCGCGTGGGGACTTCGGTCGGCGATATCACGGCCGGGCTTTTCACGGCCATCGGGATCGTCTCGGCCCTTTTTGACCGTGCGCGGACGGGGCGGGGCGAGACGGTCGATGTCGCCATGCTGGACTGTCAGGTCGCTATTCTCGAAAACGCCATCGCGCGGTTCGCCGCGACCGGCCAGGTCCCGGGCCCGCTCGGCGCCCGCCACCCCTCCATCACGCCATTCGAGATGTTCCGCGCGGCCGACGATTTTCTGGTCGTGGCCGCCGGCAACGACCAGATGTTCCAAACCTTGTGCGATCTTCTGGGCCGGCGCGATCTCGCCGGGGATCCGCGCTTTGCCAGCAATGACGCGCGCACGGATCATCAGCAGGACCTCAAGCGGGAGATCGAAAAGGTGCTGGCGACGCGGCCTGCGGCCGAATGGATCGAGGCCTGCGTCGCACGCGGCATTCCAGCGGCCCGGATCAATACCGTCGACAAGGTTCTTGCCGACCCGCACGTGAATGCCCGCGACATGGTCGCGACGGCCTACCTCGCCAACGGAGAGGCGCTGACTGTGGCCGGTAATCCGATCAAACTGGGGGGACGGATGGGCGGAACCCGGCGGGCCGGCGTGCCGGTCCTGGACGGCGACCGTTCGCGCATCCTGGCGGGCCTCGGCCGGGCCGGCCGGCGCTCGCGCTGGCGTCGCCTGTGCGGCCAGGTGGGTGGCAAGTTGGGCGGCAAGTTGGGCGGCTGGCTGGCGGGATACGGTCGCGGGCGGGCCGGACGCCCCTAG